The sequence TGACCTCTCGGAGAATCGGGTCGAACAGATTCGACGGGGCCGGCCCGCCGTCATCGCCTTCCGCTATCGAATGCGTATCCCCCAGGGGACGGTCAACCTGAAGGAGGGCATCGACATCATCGCCGACGACGAACTGGTGATGCGACGGAACAACGAAGTCGACCGAACCGTCGACACCGCTGGTCTCCACACGTGGGAGACTGGCATCACCATCGAGACGGCGGACTGGCCGACCGGGCAGGTGACCGCGTCCGTCGCCATCGGCGAACTGCAGTTACACCGCACCTCAGACCCGATGGCGACGACGTTCGAAGTCACCGAGTAGCGGGCCGATGGCCTTTTCCTCGCTGCGCGCCAACGTATACCAATATGGTCGATTCGTTGGTGCGTCGTGACGGGTGAGCTACCGGCCAGCGCCGACGGCCACCCCACGCCGCCGCGCCTTGACGGAGTGCTCGACCGGGTAACCGACGGGGTGTTCGGTTTCGACGCCGAGTGGCACGTTACGTTCGTGAACGACTGCGCTCACGCCCTCGTCTGTGACGCCACGGGCGAGACGGTCACCGCCGAGGACCTCGTCGGCCGGTCCATCTGGGACGTGCTCCCGGAGCTCCGTGACACCACCTTCGAGACGGAGTGTCGTGCGGCGATGCGGACCCGAGAGTCGGTGACGTTCGAGACGCACTACGACCCGCTGGATGCGTGGTTCGACGTGCGACTCTATCCCTCGGAGTCGGGCCTGACCGTCTGGATGCACGAGAGTGCGGAGGACGGCCACGACTCCCGCGAGCGCCGCGAGGCGGTCCTCCGGGAGATGTACGACGTCATCGCCGACCGCGACGCCACCTTCGAGGAACAGGTGGACGACCTGCTTCGAATCGGGCAGCGGATTCTCGGAACGGCGTACGGAACGCTCTCTCGCGTGCGCGGTGACAAGTACACTTTCGAGGTCGTCCGCTCGCCGGGCGATATCGAAGCCGGTGACACCGTCGACCTCTCGGCGACGAACTGCGAGCGTGTCGTGCTCGACGAGGAGACACTCGTTCTCGCGGACCTCGCGGCTGAGGCACCAGAACTCACGGAGCGGGCGGGCTTCGCCGAGTGGGGAATCAGCTGTTATCTCGGGACACCCGTCATCGTCGACGACGAGGTGTACGGCACGTTCTGTTTCTACGATACCGACCCGCGGACGGAGACGTTCTCGGACTGGGAGGTCACGCTCGTCGACCTGATGGGCCGGTGGGTGAGCGTCGCGCTCGAACGCGAACTCGTCGAGGAGCAACTCCGCCAGCAGAACGCCCGCCTCGAAGAGTTCGCGACGATGGTCTCTCACGACCTTCGCAACCCGCTCAACGTCGCGGATGGATGGCTCGACCAAGCTCGCGAAACGGGCGACGCCGAGTCACTCGACAGAGTCGAATCCTCACACGAGCGGATGCGGGAGATAATCGACGACGTGTTGGCGCTCGCGCGGGCGGGACGCGCCGTCGACGACCCCGTCTCGCTCGACCTGGGACGCGTCGCCGCCGACGCGTGGGAACAGGTCGACACCGACGGTGCGACGCTCACCATGGACCTCGAATCAGATGCTACTGGCGACCCCAAACGCCTCCAGCAACTGTTCGAGAACCTGTTTCGCAACGCTGTCGACCA is a genomic window of Haloplanus vescus containing:
- a CDS encoding GAF domain-containing sensor histidine kinase — protein: MTGELPASADGHPTPPRLDGVLDRVTDGVFGFDAEWHVTFVNDCAHALVCDATGETVTAEDLVGRSIWDVLPELRDTTFETECRAAMRTRESVTFETHYDPLDAWFDVRLYPSESGLTVWMHESAEDGHDSRERREAVLREMYDVIADRDATFEEQVDDLLRIGQRILGTAYGTLSRVRGDKYTFEVVRSPGDIEAGDTVDLSATNCERVVLDEETLVLADLAAEAPELTERAGFAEWGISCYLGTPVIVDDEVYGTFCFYDTDPRTETFSDWEVTLVDLMGRWVSVALERELVEEQLRQQNARLEEFATMVSHDLRNPLNVADGWLDQARETGDAESLDRVESSHERMREIIDDVLALARAGRAVDDPVSLDLGRVAADAWEQVDTDGATLTMDLESDATGDPKRLQQLFENLFRNAVDHGSGEDGAAGLTVRVGSLVGGFYVEDDGVGIPVADRERILESGYTTADDGTGLGLGLVDDIATAHGWSVDVTESESGGARIEFTNVD